In Deinococcus maricopensis DSM 21211, the sequence TTCGCGGGGATGGTGCTGCCGCCCCAGGTGTTGGGGGTGATGGTGACGGTGCCGTCGCTGGCAGTGGTGACGCTGCCGCCGGCGCCCCAGACGCTGGTGGTGCTGGCGGCGCCGTTGAATTTGAACTTCAGGGTCCAGGTGGTGAGGGGCGTGCTGGTGGGGTTGCTGAGCGTGATGACGCCGTTGAAGCCGCCGTCCCAGCTGCTGCTGGTGCTGAAGGTCGCTGTCGCGCTCGTTGCCTGCCCGTGCAGGGCGCTGGTGCCCGGCGTGCCGGGGCTCTGGGCGCATGCCACCAGGGTCAGCGCGAGCGTCAGGGCAGTGGCGATGTGTTTGATGGTCATGGTGTCCCTCCCCAGGGCGAGTGGCACGCTCTGCCCGGAAATAAATCCCAGACAGAGCGTTGCATATAGAAATATTTTCCGACGTCTGCATTCTGCTCTCTGGACAAAGGCCAGAGAAGTACGCCGCGTTACGTTCCGATACTCGTCAACTCTCAAAGCCTCTGGAACTCCTAATGCCCAGAATTCTTGACATCAGGACAAGGAGAGTAGACATGCCATTCCGTAACGCCAACGTCCTGAACGCCGCCATCCTCGGCGGCCTCGACACCACCCTCCTCATCCCCGCCGCCCAGCACCCGAACGCCGGCGCACTCACCCAGGCCCTGCCCACCCTTGTTCCCGGCATCGCCCTGCCGGCCCTGATCATCAGCGTCGCGGCGACCCGTCGCCCCCGCACATGACGTACAAAGGTCACCTCCAGAGCCGCCAATGGCCCTACCCACTCGCGCAGGCGCTCCTGGCCATCCTCGCTTGCGCCCTGCTCGTCTTCGGGCCCAAAGGTCACGTGAACGTCCCAGCGACCGCCCTACCGTTCCTCGACGCCGTGCACTTCAACAACGGGACCGTCACAGCGACGAGTACCAGCGCACCCTCATTCTCAAGAGCGTCGTCGTGGCCTTCCTCGTCGTCATGATCGCCCTGATAATCATGGTGTTCGTCACTGCGGCCTCCTCGGCGGAGTACCTTCCGCCGCACCGCTCATCGTGTACGGCGTAGACTACGGCCTGTTCGCTTTCACGCAGGCCGACCTCGCCCAGCACATGCAGGTGTCCCGGCAGACCATCAATGCCCTCGAAACCGGCAAGTACGACCCCAGCCTGCCGCTCCCCTACAAACGCGCGCGGCTGTTCGGCGTGCGCGTCGAGGACGTCTTCCCCGACGAAGCCCCCTGAACGTCCGGCCGGGGAGCGTTCAGGCCCAGACGTTACAGCCGTGAGCGCGCCATCAGGGTGTCCACGATCAACGCGCCCCCCAGCACGGCCGGAA encodes:
- a CDS encoding helix-turn-helix transcriptional regulator — translated: MYGVDYGLFAFTQADLAQHMQVSRQTINALETGKYDPSLPLPYKRARLFGVRVEDVFPDEAP